A genomic segment from Leptolyngbya boryana PCC 6306 encodes:
- a CDS encoding cryptochrome/photolyase family protein — protein MNRTIVWFRRDLRISDHAPLHRAISRGAVIPVFIFDRALLHHPETGSARVAFMLDCLRSLDEDLRDRGGRLILRFGDPVELLPDLIRETGADGIYAYVDYERIYGRVRDARLNQALVEQGLKIRWFEPSGAASELMDYRDYRKLWYRDMSADMLSTPLNIPTPEDIASEPIPKLTDLGLVPDGKLIPPAGTSAARDILGQFLNEKLDRYYWQLSYPGAEVTSGLSPHIKFGAISIRECYQTAQHILKYTSDQRIERSCKQFISRLRWGSGFAQRFRYLPQLELRSLYSIFDQDGWEFDETLYEAWKTGQTGFPIIDAAARCLQATGGWMSLNFRSRALYSSFLSNLMNHDWRYGALHFMRHLIDGDCPIDHYQWAMQAGVTHCLDKSWTRIYNPEQAAVDRCDPDGAFIKKWVPELAKIPAVQLGLPPRVQGYPQPILNYREARARRVQQLEEQRSSFRQQSDILPHLARMPKSVLPFGSDRFESEIQWAQKSSPSLFPAALDLDQLDIERSTWLRSWLVAHVEFKPQKTTSRRKKSQPDPNVIQLSLLE, from the coding sequence ATGAATCGGACGATCGTTTGGTTTCGCCGGGATTTACGTATCAGTGATCATGCACCTTTGCATCGTGCAATCTCACGAGGTGCTGTAATTCCGGTGTTTATCTTCGATCGTGCGCTTTTACATCATCCTGAAACCGGATCAGCGCGAGTCGCATTTATGCTCGATTGTTTACGATCGCTCGATGAGGATTTGCGCGATCGCGGTGGACGCTTAATTCTCAGATTCGGTGATCCGGTTGAACTCTTGCCCGATCTGATTCGCGAAACTGGAGCAGATGGAATCTATGCATATGTCGATTACGAACGCATCTATGGCAGAGTTCGAGATGCCCGATTAAATCAAGCGTTAGTAGAACAAGGTCTAAAAATTCGCTGGTTCGAGCCAAGCGGAGCCGCATCAGAATTGATGGACTATCGCGACTATCGGAAATTGTGGTATCGAGACATGAGTGCAGACATGCTCTCGACTCCGTTGAATATTCCGACTCCTGAGGATATTGCCAGCGAACCCATTCCGAAACTGACTGATTTGGGTTTAGTTCCCGATGGTAAGTTAATCCCGCCTGCGGGAACGAGTGCCGCTCGCGATATCTTGGGGCAATTTTTGAATGAAAAGCTCGATCGCTATTATTGGCAACTTTCGTATCCCGGTGCAGAAGTCACGTCTGGATTAAGTCCACATATCAAATTTGGAGCAATTTCGATTCGAGAATGTTATCAAACTGCACAACACATTTTGAAATATACAAGCGATCAGAGAATTGAACGAAGTTGTAAACAGTTTATTTCACGCTTGCGTTGGGGAAGTGGATTTGCTCAACGATTTCGATATTTGCCGCAGTTAGAACTGCGATCGCTTTATTCCATTTTTGATCAAGACGGATGGGAATTCGATGAAACCCTCTACGAAGCTTGGAAAACAGGACAAACCGGATTCCCCATCATTGATGCGGCTGCAAGATGTTTACAAGCAACAGGCGGCTGGATGTCGTTAAATTTTCGATCGCGGGCGCTGTATTCTAGCTTTCTTAGCAATTTGATGAACCACGACTGGCGTTATGGGGCGCTGCATTTCATGCGGCATTTAATCGATGGAGATTGTCCGATCGATCATTATCAATGGGCAATGCAAGCCGGAGTGACGCATTGTTTAGATAAAAGTTGGACTCGTATCTATAATCCCGAACAGGCAGCCGTCGATCGCTGTGATCCCGACGGTGCATTTATCAAAAAATGGGTTCCAGAACTGGCAAAAATTCCGGCGGTTCAACTCGGCTTACCGCCACGAGTGCAAGGCTACCCTCAGCCAATTTTGAACTATCGAGAAGCGCGGGCACGTCGCGTTCAACAACTCGAAGAACAGCGATCGAGTTTTCGGCAACAATCCGATATTTTGCCGCATTTAGCTCGTATGCCGAAATCAGTTTTGCCATTTGGAAGCGATCGATTTGAAAGTGAGATTCAATGGGCGCAAAAATCTTCTCCTTCTCTCTTTCCGGCAGCATTGGATTTAGATCAGTTAGATATTGAGCGATCAACGTGGTTGCGATCGTGGTTAGTTGCCCATGTCGAATTCAAACCGCAAAAAACCACGTCTCGTCGAAAAAAATCTCAGCCTGATCCGAACGTGATTCAACTGAGCTTGCTTGAATAG